A segment of the Campylobacter vulpis genome:
CAGATGATATTTTACGCGATGAAAATGAGCGTAATAAAATTTATGAACAGGTCAAAAACACAGCAGATGGCTATGTCTCTCGTGTAAATCCGGGGAATTTGAAAGAGGAAAAACTTTATTTTGAAGTGCTTCGTAAGCTTTGTGCGGACGGACTTGTAGGTATGCCTCACCCTGATGCTATGATAGGCTATGGAGCTAAAGATGCGCTAACTAAACTAGCAGATACACCTTTAGTTCCTGATGATACTTACGCTTATTATGATATTAAGACCTTTAAAGAAACCTTCCCAAAAAGTTTGGCTAAAGGCGAAAGAGTGCTAAAACAAAATCGTGGCTCGACAGGCGAGGGAATTTGGCGTGTGAGACTTGAAGACGGCGTGGCTTACAATGCTTGTGATTCTTTACCGCTTGATACAACTATCATTTGTACAGAAGCAAAAGATAACCACAGCGAAACACGCAAACTTGGTGAATTTATGGACTTTTGTGAGCAGTATATCATAGGCGATAATGGTATGCTTGTGGATATGACTTTCTTGCCACGCATTAAAGAGGGCGAGATAAGAATTTTAATGCTTTACAAAACTCCTGTTTATGTCGTGCATAAAAAGCCAGCTGAGGGTGGAGATGCCTTTTCTGCGACACTTTTTAGCGGGGCAAAATATCGCTACGATGAGCCAAAAGACTGGAAAAATTTAATCGATTGGTTTTTAGGGCAACTTCCGTCCATTAAAAATAAGCTTGGCAATTACGACCTGCCTCTCATTTGGACAGCGGATTTTATCCTCGATACAGATGAAAAAGGTGCGGATCGCTATATTTTAGGTGAGATTAACTGCTCTTGCGTTGGCTTTACAAGCCCTGCTGAATTTATGGAGAAAATCGCTCTAATGGTCGGCGATAACATTGTCGATATCGTTAGTGAGAAAAAAGCTTAATTAAAAGGAGGTGTGAAGCCTCCTTAATTTTTTAACCCCTCACAAATTTCCTCAAACTCTGCATAATATTTCCACGAAGCGATGATGTCAGGGCGTGTTTGTTTAATGTGAGTAAGTTCTTTATCTAAAAGAGTTTTAAATTTTAAAGCTAGGCTAGAATTTGCTTTGAAATAATTTAAAATATCTTGTTCGCTTAAGGCATTATTTGCTCTAAATTTAACTTTTTCTTCTAAGATTTTCACAAATTCTTTAAAATAGCTTTTTAATCTTTCTTTTATTTCTTTATCTTCTTTGATAAGCTCATAATGCTCTTGTTCTACATTAATGCTAAGATTTTCATAGCAAGGGTCGTTTTTGTCTAAGAAAAGATTTTTGGTGTCTTTTAGATTGCTTAGAGGCTCCTCTGTGATGATAAATTTAATTTTATTTTTAAGATAAGAAAAGTCTTTATGGTTTATAAATAAAGTGAAAGGTAAAAACGAGGTGTAATTGTTCCAAGCTTTGCGTTCAAATTTAGCCCTATCTTCTTCTTTGGGTGGGTTGAAGTGAAGAATTTTAGAAAGCCTTTTCATTGTATCAAAGGCTTTATCTGCTTGTAAATCCTGCGTATCGATGTAGATGATTTGTCGGGTTACCCCCCCCCCCCTTGTTAAAAAGGGAGTAAGATTACTTTGATATTTAAAGTCTATAAATTTTTTATCAAAAATCTTTTCTAAATCTGTGATTTGAGGTGTTAAAGCACCGCTATATACAATCTCAGGTAAGGATTTATCAATATCATCTTTAAGGCTAAATTCAAACTTGCTAACCTTAGCTTTAGGGTAGCCGTGATTAATACTTGTTTTAAGCCTTGAAATGGGGTCGCGAAGTAAGATTACAAGAGGAAAATTACAAGATAAAATTTTTGTAAATTTAAGTCTTTTTTTAAGATTACGATATAAGCTTATGCTAAGAAAATTTTGCCTCTTTGAATTTTTAAGCATTTTTCTTGCTTCGCCATAATACATATAATTATCTTGCGATAAATTAATATGTTTTAAACCGCATAATTCTAAAAAACTTGAAAAAGCAAAATGCCCACTTACAGAATAATTTAAAAGCACAAATTCATAATTTTGCGGAAGTTTGGGGTAGAATTTGAGTAAATAATCCCCAAAACGCTTAGTTATAGAATTTGTTATTCTCTTTTTTCTTCGCCTATAAAACTCTTTGAAGCCAAATGTTTTTAATTGATTAAAAAGTCTTCTCAAATTTGCCTCCTCAAATCTGTAATTTTAGCACACCTTTAATAAATCAAAAACCAGCAGAGTGTTTTTTGTGAAATTGTATCGGTTTTTGACACTTTTTACATCTAAATTTTGTACCTTTTAATTGCATCTTTTGATGAATTCCAAAAGGCACATCGTGGATTTGTCCTACACAATCACACACATAAAGATAAATTGCCCCCTCGTCATCTTTCTCGTCCTTATCCTCCTCAAAACTTACATCGCCACCATCATCATGACTCAAAGAAGAACGCCTAAAATGCTCCACCTTCATATCTTCATATAAAATATGCTCTAAAAGCCATTTTTTAGCGACCATATAAAGCTTTTCCTTAAGATCATTTGTTGTTTTAATGCCTTGAATGAGATTTATCATCATTTGTATAATTTCTTTGTGAATTTTACGGTGTGCCTCAAGCTCAGGATAGCCGATAAGCTCCATATATTTTTCTTCATCGTGAAAATGATCCTTCATATAATTAAAAAATTCCGCAAGTAGATTTTTAATATCGTTTTTATAAACAGGCTTATCAAACATATATTCAACCTTAGCTGCAAGCTCAAAAAGCTTTTTATGCTGCTCGTCTATCTTTGCATTATGAACGCTATAACTATCATCCCATTTTGGAAACATTATTTATCCTTTTTTCCACGATTTCAGTTGTAACATAAGTTAAATCTTTTTTGCAATTTTTGCATTTTAACACTTTATTATGCATAGAAATTCTAAGATGATCTTGATAGTTTAAAATATGAGTTAAATGACAAGGACAAGAATAAATAAATCTTGTTTCCTTTATCACTTTAGGCTTTTCGACTATTTCACCATTTTCTTCTGTTTGCTCAAATTCTTCTTGCTCATTACTTTTTTGCTCATTAAGCCAATGCCCTATCATCATATCATAACGCAAAATGTGCGTTAAAAGCCAATCAGACATTATGGTATAAAGCTTTTCCTTAAGATCATTTGTTGTTTTAATGTGTTGGATAAGATAGGACATATCATCGATGATAACCTTATGCATCATTTTATGGTCGCTAAGATAAGGATAAGAAATTTCATACATATAAGTCTCTTCATTAGCAAAATGCTCTTTCATATAATTAAAAAGCTCCATTAAAATTTCTTTTAGCTCATCGCGTTTTGCAAAACCATAAACCGCACTCTCCACTTTAGCAGCAAGTTCAAAAAGCTTTTTATGTTGCGTATCTATTCTCTCATCATTAATACTATATTTATCGTCCCAAGTGGGAATAAACTTATCCAACTTAAATTCCTAAATAATAATTTAAAAATTTCTAAAGAAATTATAACCCTATTAAAATTAAAAAGAATATAAAAAACATAAATAAAAAATAAACGCTTCGAAAGAATTTGGCAATTTCTGCCAAATTCTAATCAGTATAAAATAATATGAGCTTTTTGCGGTCCATGCACTCCAAAAACAGTAATTAATTCAATATCCGCCGTGCGTGAAGGTCCTGCTATAAATAAAATATTGCTAGGTAAGATTGCATTTTCTTGTTTTACAAGGTTTAAAGCTTCACTAAGGCTAGGGACAATTTTTTCTTTTTGTAATAAAACTATGCAAAGCTTAGGTGCTAAAGAAAGCATTCTAGGTTGCGTTTTACTTGAAAGCACTAAAGCTACGCCGTGAGAGCTCACTCCGCAATGTGCGTGTATAATAGAAAAATCACTATGAAAAACCTCACTGCGTAATTTTTCTATCTCCTTGTCAAAACAAATTTTCTTACTTGCTTTAATTTTATCCAAATCAAGCCCCAAACTCTCCCCATAAAGCAAACTTTCATAGCCATAATTTTGAGTGATTTCATTGATTTTATCTTCGAGTTTATCCTTAGTGCTTTCCTCGACTATGTATTTATTATCACTCATTTTTTGCCTCATCTCTTCAAGCATTTGCCCACTTGTTACGATATGCTCCACAGGATCTAGGCTAGGACTTCTCGTAAATTCCTTATCAATATAGGCTTTTTGAAGTTTTGATAAAATAGCCTCTTTACTTCTTGTAGAAATTTCTTCTATCCTACTCATAAATTACCCCCTCGATATTTTGCACTTCTTTATACAAATCTTTCTTAATTTGTGGTAATTCCTTAAAAGCACTCCATTTTTTAATCACAGGCAAAGAACCTTTAAAATTTTGCACAAACCAATTAAAATAATGCCCCTTAGATAAAGAAAAACGCCATTTGTTACCATTTGTCGCTAAATTTGCAAAGCTAGAAAAAGCAAAAGCCTCCATTTTATTATGCTCGTTTGCCCCAAATGGAGGGTTTTCTCCCTGCCCTACCTTATCACAACGCAATTTTCTTATCAAATCCGCTAGGGGAATTTTCACAGGACACACTTCAGAGCAACGCCCACAAAGAGAGCAAAAATTAAGAATATCGCCCGTTTTATCCATACCAAATAAATTTGGACTAATCACCTCTCCTATTGGTCCTGGATAAATGGTTTGATAGCTATGTCCTCCTATCTTATCATACACGGGGCAAAAATTCATACAAGCACCACACCTAATGCAACGCAAAGCCTCATAATAATCCTTATGTGCTAACATATCGCTCCTATGATGGTCAAATAGCACGATATGCACCTCCTTAGGTCCGTCCAAATCTCCATTTTTACGAGGTCCTGTGATGATATTATTATAAGTTGGGATAAACTGCCCCGTGGCTGAAGGGGTTAGTAAATGCACCATAGTCGCCGCATCTTCAAAACTTTCCATTACCTTTTCTATCCCACAAAGTGCAATGTGAATATCAGGGGCTGTGGTGCACATTCTACCATTACCCTCATTTTCTATCAGCCAAAATGCCCCCTCCCTAGACATAGCAAAATTGACCCCACTAAGTCCTAATTTTAAGCCCTCAAATTCATCTCTTAGATATTTCCTAGCAATGGCATTTAACTTTTCAGGCTCACTTTCAAGCTCTGCGCCTAGCTTTTCTTGAAAGGTTTTTCCTATCTCGTAACGATTTTTATGAATTGCTGGCACGACTATATGCACAGGCACTTCGCCATCAAGCTGTATAATCACTTCACCTAAATCCGTCTCAATAGCCTTTAAGCCTTTTTTTTCTAGATAGTGATTAAGCCCTATCTCCTCACTAGCCATTGATTTACCCTTTAAGATTTTACTAATATTATTTTCTTTCATAATTTCATAAATAAGCTCACAAGCATCCTCATCACTACTTGCCCAATGCACCTTAATGCCGTTTTTCGTGGCATTTTTTTCAAATTCCACAAGCCTTTCTTCAAGGCTCATTAAAGCATTATTTTTCGCTTGTTTAGCCTTATTTCTTAAGCCTTGCCAGTCCTGAAATTTATCCTCAATCACCTTAAAGCGATTTTTTTGCAAAGTGTGCATAGCATTGCTTAAATTTTCACGCATTTGCGTGTCATTTAACTTGATATTCACTATCTCTTCGTGTGCTTTCATAATCTCACCCCCTCAAGCCTTTTTAATAAAAAGTCATACAAATGAAGTCCCCTTACATCAAGTCCCATTTTACGCATAGTGCCGTCTATATTTAAAAGACAACCTCCATCACCGCTTATAAGATATTTCACACCTGTATTTTGAATATCTTGTATTTTTGCTCTTGCCATAGCATTTGAAATTTCAGGCTCTTTCACAGCAAAGGTCCCGCCAAAGCCACAACACTCCTCCTCATACTCTAAATTCACAAGCTCAACATTTTTAAGCTTTTTGATGAGATTTTTACTCGCTTCTATGCTTTTTTGTATGCGTAAAGCGTGGCAGTTTGAGTGCCAAGTTACCTTAAGTGGTTCACCCTTATCCTCATACTCCACCTTTAAAACTTCATCTAAATATTGAGAAAGCTCGGTTACTCTTGATGAAAATTCCTTCACCCTTTCAAATTCGCTATCTTCTTTAAAAAGCTCTAAATAATCGTGGCTCATCATACCCGCACAAGAGCCACTTGGCACGACAATGGGATAATCTTTTTCAAACAAATCCACATTATAAAGCGCTACGCGTTTGCTTTCCTTAAAATAGCCTGAATTAAAACTTGGCTGTGAACAACAGGTTTGATTTTTTTTAAAAATCACCTCCACGCCCTCACGGCGTAGAAGTTTTATAGCATTTAAAATCGTCTCTTGCATAGCAGCAGTGCCAAGACAAGTTGCATAAAAATATACCTTTTTCATCATCAAGCCTTATTTAGCGACAACTTCAGGGATAATGCCCGGCATCAAAAAGGCAATAATGCAAGTCCAAATTCCTATCAAAATAATAAAGCCGACAGAATATTTAAGCGTAAATTTAAATAAATCAGACTCTTTACCTACAAGTCCCACAGCCGCACAAGCTATGGCTATACTTTGTGGGCTTATCATCTTACCAACCACGCCACCAACAGAATTTGCCGCTAAGAATAGAGCTTCAGGCACAGCCAAACTTGTAGCAGCGGCTTGTTGAAGTGGTCCAAAAAGTAAATTTGCACTCGTATCAGAACCTGTGAGGAAAACCCCTATCCAGCCTATGACAGGGCTAAAAAACGAAAAGGCATCGCCTGTGGTCGCAAAAGCCGTTCCTAAAGTCGTGCTCATACCTGAATTTTTAGCTATAAAGGCAAAAGCTACAACCAAACCTATGGTAATGCACGGCATAGCCATTTCTTTTAAAGTATCACCCAATGCTTCTTCAACGACATTTGACTTAATACGTAAGAAAAGTATTGTCAAAAGTGCCGCAACTAAGATAGCCGTTCCAGCCTGAAGGGCGATTAGGTTAATGTCCATATTTAAGCTTAAAGCCTTGCCTGCACTATCTACGATGGAGCCTTCGATATTGTTAAAAGACAAGGCAACCTTAGTATAATCAAACATCGCACCCTTATCAAAAAACGCCTTAAACCAAGGCTGAGTCCAAATAATAATACAAATAATGAGTAAAATAAAAGGCAACCAAGCCTTAAAAACCTTACCAAATTCAAGTTGAGTATGATGAGAAAAATCTTTCAAATCATCAAGTCTAAAGATATTTTTAGGAGACCAAAATTTCAAAAATACGGTAGTGCAAGCCAAAGAAACCACAGCGGAAACAATGTCCGGAAGCTCCGCACCCAAATAATTTGAGCTAATAAATTGCGTAATAGTAAAGCTTACAGCCGCCACCAAAACCGCTGGAAAAGTCTCTTTCGCACCCTTAACGCCGTCCATTAAAAACACGATGAAAAAAGGCACACTAAGACTTAAAGGCACAAGCATACGCCCCACCATAGCAGAAATTTCATACTGCTCAACACCAACCAAATTCGCCATAGCGATAATAGGAATTCCCACCGCACCAAAAGCAACAGGAGCGGTATTTGCTATCAAACAAAGTCCAGCAGCATGCAAGGGCTTAAGTCCTAATCCTACCAAAAGAGCCGCCGTAATCGCCACAGGTCCTCCAAAACCTATCGCACCCTCCAAAAATGAACCGAAACAAAAGCCGATTAAAATCACTTGAATTCTATGATCGGGCGTAATACTCATCACGCTTTCTTTAATCACCTCAA
Coding sequences within it:
- a CDS encoding Cj0069 family protein, translating into MKKNIVFFEAKGGSDKGPDGYRKDTMPMVNALKAKGWNAEVIFFTDDILRDENERNKIYEQVKNTADGYVSRVNPGNLKEEKLYFEVLRKLCADGLVGMPHPDAMIGYGAKDALTKLADTPLVPDDTYAYYDIKTFKETFPKSLAKGERVLKQNRGSTGEGIWRVRLEDGVAYNACDSLPLDTTIICTEAKDNHSETRKLGEFMDFCEQYIIGDNGMLVDMTFLPRIKEGEIRILMLYKTPVYVVHKKPAEGGDAFSATLFSGAKYRYDEPKDWKNLIDWFLGQLPSIKNKLGNYDLPLIWTADFILDTDEKGADRYILGEINCSCVGFTSPAEFMEKIALMVGDNIVDIVSEKKA
- a CDS encoding DUF2972 domain-containing protein; amino-acid sequence: MRRLFNQLKTFGFKEFYRRRKKRITNSITKRFGDYLLKFYPKLPQNYEFVLLNYSVSGHFAFSSFLELCGLKHINLSQDNYMYYGEARKMLKNSKRQNFLSISLYRNLKKRLKFTKILSCNFPLVILLRDPISRLKTSINHGYPKAKVSKFEFSLKDDIDKSLPEIVYSGALTPQITDLEKIFDKKFIDFKYQSNLTPFLTRGGGVTRQIIYIDTQDLQADKAFDTMKRLSKILHFNPPKEEDRAKFERKAWNNYTSFLPFTLFINHKDFSYLKNKIKFIITEEPLSNLKDTKNLFLDKNDPCYENLSINVEQEHYELIKEDKEIKERLKSYFKEFVKILEEKVKFRANNALSEQDILNYFKANSSLALKFKTLLDKELTHIKQTRPDIIASWKYYAEFEEICEGLKN
- a CDS encoding bacteriohemerythrin, with translation MFPKWDDSYSVHNAKIDEQHKKLFELAAKVEYMFDKPVYKNDIKNLLAEFFNYMKDHFHDEEKYMELIGYPELEAHRKIHKEIIQMMINLIQGIKTTNDLKEKLYMVAKKWLLEHILYEDMKVEHFRRSSLSHDDGGDVSFEEDKDEKDDEGAIYLYVCDCVGQIHDVPFGIHQKMQLKGTKFRCKKCQKPIQFHKKHSAGF
- a CDS encoding hemerythrin family protein; its protein translation is MDKFIPTWDDKYSINDERIDTQHKKLFELAAKVESAVYGFAKRDELKEILMELFNYMKEHFANEETYMYEISYPYLSDHKMMHKVIIDDMSYLIQHIKTTNDLKEKLYTIMSDWLLTHILRYDMMIGHWLNEQKSNEQEEFEQTEENGEIVEKPKVIKETRFIYSCPCHLTHILNYQDHLRISMHNKVLKCKNCKKDLTYVTTEIVEKRINNVSKMG
- a CDS encoding LutC/YkgG family protein, whose amino-acid sequence is MSRIEEISTRSKEAILSKLQKAYIDKEFTRSPSLDPVEHIVTSGQMLEEMRQKMSDNKYIVEESTKDKLEDKINEITQNYGYESLLYGESLGLDLDKIKASKKICFDKEIEKLRSEVFHSDFSIIHAHCGVSSHGVALVLSSKTQPRMLSLAPKLCIVLLQKEKIVPSLSEALNLVKQENAILPSNILFIAGPSRTADIELITVFGVHGPQKAHIILY
- a CDS encoding LutB/LldF family L-lactate oxidation iron-sulfur protein, whose translation is MKAHEEIVNIKLNDTQMRENLSNAMHTLQKNRFKVIEDKFQDWQGLRNKAKQAKNNALMSLEERLVEFEKNATKNGIKVHWASSDEDACELIYEIMKENNISKILKGKSMASEEIGLNHYLEKKGLKAIETDLGEVIIQLDGEVPVHIVVPAIHKNRYEIGKTFQEKLGAELESEPEKLNAIARKYLRDEFEGLKLGLSGVNFAMSREGAFWLIENEGNGRMCTTAPDIHIALCGIEKVMESFEDAATMVHLLTPSATGQFIPTYNNIITGPRKNGDLDGPKEVHIVLFDHHRSDMLAHKDYYEALRCIRCGACMNFCPVYDKIGGHSYQTIYPGPIGEVISPNLFGMDKTGDILNFCSLCGRCSEVCPVKIPLADLIRKLRCDKVGQGENPPFGANEHNKMEAFAFSSFANLATNGNKWRFSLSKGHYFNWFVQNFKGSLPVIKKWSAFKELPQIKKDLYKEVQNIEGVIYE
- a CDS encoding (Fe-S)-binding protein gives rise to the protein MMKKVYFYATCLGTAAMQETILNAIKLLRREGVEVIFKKNQTCCSQPSFNSGYFKESKRVALYNVDLFEKDYPIVVPSGSCAGMMSHDYLELFKEDSEFERVKEFSSRVTELSQYLDEVLKVEYEDKGEPLKVTWHSNCHALRIQKSIEASKNLIKKLKNVELVNLEYEEECCGFGGTFAVKEPEISNAMARAKIQDIQNTGVKYLISGDGGCLLNIDGTMRKMGLDVRGLHLYDFLLKRLEGVRL
- a CDS encoding lactate permease LctP family transporter; this encodes MYQQLIDPLGSIWLSALLAFLPILCFLLCLLVFKLKGYQAGFITVIVASVVAFYAYGMPFSLIGASFVQGFAQGMWPIAWIIIAAIFLYKLSVKSGSFEVIKESVMSITPDHRIQVILIGFCFGSFLEGAIGFGGPVAITAALLVGLGLKPLHAAGLCLIANTAPVAFGAVGIPIIAMANLVGVEQYEISAMVGRMLVPLSLSVPFFIVFLMDGVKGAKETFPAVLVAAVSFTITQFISSNYLGAELPDIVSAVVSLACTTVFLKFWSPKNIFRLDDLKDFSHHTQLEFGKVFKAWLPFILLIICIIIWTQPWFKAFFDKGAMFDYTKVALSFNNIEGSIVDSAGKALSLNMDINLIALQAGTAILVAALLTILFLRIKSNVVEEALGDTLKEMAMPCITIGLVVAFAFIAKNSGMSTTLGTAFATTGDAFSFFSPVIGWIGVFLTGSDTSANLLFGPLQQAAATSLAVPEALFLAANSVGGVVGKMISPQSIAIACAAVGLVGKESDLFKFTLKYSVGFIILIGIWTCIIAFLMPGIIPEVVAK